The proteins below are encoded in one region of Bacillota bacterium:
- a CDS encoding DJ-1/PfpI family protein, protein MFNIGILVFPQIEELDFIGPFEVLSYINKIQPNSTKVWLISEDERIVQGYNGLRFFSDFNIENCPYLNVLVVPGGQGRKEAMTNKRILDFITTRYNQLDYLVSVCTGSLIIGATGLLKGKQATTYHSAFNELIELGGAVVENAKVVQDGKIITGAGVSTGIDVGLYLLNQLFNKSLAQQVLDRIEYTPRSSLW, encoded by the coding sequence TCAAATTGAAGAACTAGATTTTATCGGCCCATTTGAAGTCTTATCGTATATTAATAAAATCCAACCCAATAGTACTAAAGTCTGGCTTATCAGTGAGGATGAAAGAATAGTTCAGGGATATAATGGTTTACGTTTTTTTTCAGACTTTAATATTGAGAATTGCCCCTATTTGAATGTTTTAGTTGTACCAGGTGGTCAGGGAAGAAAAGAAGCTATGACAAATAAAAGAATTCTTGACTTTATCACAACTAGATACAATCAGTTAGATTATTTGGTCTCAGTATGTACGGGCTCCCTCATAATAGGGGCTACCGGGCTTTTAAAGGGAAAACAAGCTACTACTTACCATAGCGCCTTCAATGAACTTATTGAATTGGGTGGTGCTGTTGTGGAAAATGCAAAAGTAGTACAAGATGGCAAAATAATAACGGGAGCTGGAGTTTCTACAGGTATAGATGTTGGTCTGTATTTATTAAATCAATTATTCAATAAATCTTTAGCTCAGCAAGTATTAGATAGAATTGAATATACTCCGCGAAGTAGCCTTTGGTAA